One segment of Oscillospiraceae bacterium MB08-C2-2 DNA contains the following:
- a CDS encoding helix-turn-helix transcriptional regulator has translation MHNHVEQLRKEQGLNQEDFAKAIRVSRQTVSSIENGRYNPSLELAFLIADFFGKPIEAIFVYERNREHEKK, from the coding sequence TTGCATAACCATGTGGAGCAGCTTCGAAAAGAACAGGGTTTGAATCAAGAGGATTTTGCAAAAGCCATCCGGGTTTCAAGGCAGACTGTCAGCTCCATTGAAAATGGGCGATACAATCCTTCCCTTGAGCTGGCTTTTCTGATAGCGGATTTCTTTGGTAAGCCCATTGAGGCAATCTTTGTTTATGAAAGGAACCGGGAACATGAAAAAAAATAA